CAGCGTCTCCTCGTCTGCCTCTCCCGTTCGCGCGCCGACGGCAGCCACGGCGTCTATGCCCGCATCGCCCCGCTGCGTTTCGCCGCCGGCGCGACCGAGCATAGCCGGCGGCGCGGCCGCTACCTTGAAACCTTCCGCCTCCCTTCCCTCAGCCACGAGGGGCGGGAGATCCTCTACCTGATCTACCTGATGGTGCCGCGCTTCCTGCGTCTCGGCCGCGAGCAGAAACTCGCTACCGTCATCCATGAGCTCTACCACATCGCCGAAGCGTGCAATGGCGACCTGCGCCGCTTTCCCGGACGCAACTTTGCCCACGGCTCATCGCGCAACGGCTACAACCGGATCATCGCCCGCCTGCAGGAACAGTATCTCGCGCAAGGCCCCGACCCGCAGCTGCTCGACTGCCTGAACCTGGACGAAGAGGGCTGGCGCCACAGCCATTTCCGCCTGACCGGTCTTAACGTCCCTCTCCCCCGCGCCCGCCTGGTGGCCCGCCAGCGACTCTGACGGCGGCGCCGCCCCTTTTACCATTCCCTTGCCGGCCAAAGGAAAACCCGCCGATCCAGACAAGGGAACGGCGGGTTCGAGCTGCTCTCGCGAAAAACTCTGCAACAAACGGTCAGGGGCTCCGCAGCCGTTTTTTCAGCAGCAATCCGGCCAGCCCGGAAAGGAGCAGAGTCAGCCCCCCCCCGACGAGACCGGCGATCGAAGCTCCCGCTTCGGCAACGGCCGGTTCCTGTTCGACCTCCGGCGTCCCGAAGCTGTAATCGGGAAACACCGATGTGCGTGCCTGCAGGCCGGCCAACACGGAGTGGAGTCGCCCTTCTTGCCCGGCAAGCTCCGCGCTCCCGGTCACCCGGGAGACCGCCCATTCCAGGCCATCGGGGTGTACCGAGGCGAACCAGGAGAGGCACCCCGCCGTCAGCACGGTCACCACCGCCAGCGCCGCCAGCACCCCCCGCCATGAGCCTGATCCGCCCGGGCGTCCAGCCGCTGCGAGGACTTCGGGCCGGGCTTGCCAGACAAGGGTCACGACGGCGGCCGTTACCAGTCCCTCGACTATGCCGATAGCCAGGTGGATGGGCTGCATGAGCAGCGCAAAGGTCCCCGGTGGAAGCTCCGAGATTCCCGAGAGCGACGTTTCCAGCACCACGCCGAAGGCTCCCAACTGCAAGCCGGTGACGGCGGCCAGCAGAGAACCGACCAGGATCCGACGGCGGGCCGGGGAGCCCCCGGCTATCTTCCGGTAGATCAGCGGGTAGGCGACAAAGCAGGGCAAGGCACCGAGATTGAAAATATTGCTGCCGAGGGCCAACAGGCCGCCGTCGGCGAAGAACAGCGCCTGCACGGTCAGGACCGAGGCCATGGTGATCAGGGCGGCAGCGGGGCCCAGGAGGATAGCCAGGAGCATGCCGCCACCCAGATGCCCGCTGGAACCCGTTCCGGGAATGGTGAAATTGACCATCTGGACAGCGAAGACAAAGGCGCCCAGCACCCCCATGAGCGGCACCCTGCGATCATCGAGATCGTCCTTCACTTTTTTCGCACAGCAGGCGATGGCGCCGGCCGCTGCGGCCCACATCGCGGCGCCGACCGCCGGCGAGAGAAGGGCGTCGGCCATGTGCATCGGCTTGTACCTCCTTATGTCAACAACGGTATTTTGATTCGTGTGGTTTGCTACTTTTTTTCTATTCGTGCTACCGATGAAGTTTAGTTCCTTTGCGAGTCTTTTTCAATTGAGTAATCCACTCGCAAACAGACTTATCCGCCCCGGGTTCCTCCCGGCACAAAGTCAATCGGCCGGCAGTCAAAGTCTTATGACGGCATTCTGAACCGCAAATTGCCCTGACTATTCGGCTCACCGCGAAAAAAAATGTAAATTTGCAGGGTTACCCCCCCATGGAGAATAGCAATTCAACTGGCACCAATGTTGCTAGTCGCGTAGCACTCGCATTTTACGTCACAGGAGCAGATATGAGTCAATTCAGAAGCAATGACGGACCCGACAAGGAGCACGGTATTTTCGATTACCTGCTCTACGCCCTGGCTGGCAGCGTTCTGGCGGCCTTCAGCTTTTCCTTCCTCCTCTGGCTCCGCTTCTGATTCACCCTTCCCCGGCCTGAAACAACAAAAGCCGCGACTCACGTCGCGGCTTTCGGCATTTCTCCTGATACGCGGGATTTTCCCCC
This is a stretch of genomic DNA from Desulfuromonadales bacterium. It encodes these proteins:
- a CDS encoding putative metallopeptidase, encoding MASVPTIDLSAACASLAADICRRVPELGHIDPQRLLVCLSRSRADGSHGVYARIAPLRFAAGATEHSRRRGRYLETFRLPSLSHEGREILYLIYLMVPRFLRLGREQKLATVIHELYHIAEACNGDLRRFPGRNFAHGSSRNGYNRIIARLQEQYLAQGPDPQLLDCLNLDEEGWRHSHFRLTGLNVPLPRARLVARQRL
- a CDS encoding energy-coupling factor ABC transporter permease — its product is MHMADALLSPAVGAAMWAAAAGAIACCAKKVKDDLDDRRVPLMGVLGAFVFAVQMVNFTIPGTGSSGHLGGGMLLAILLGPAAALITMASVLTVQALFFADGGLLALGSNIFNLGALPCFVAYPLIYRKIAGGSPARRRILVGSLLAAVTGLQLGAFGVVLETSLSGISELPPGTFALLMQPIHLAIGIVEGLVTAAVVTLVWQARPEVLAAAGRPGGSGSWRGVLAALAVVTVLTAGCLSWFASVHPDGLEWAVSRVTGSAELAGQEGRLHSVLAGLQARTSVFPDYSFGTPEVEQEPAVAEAGASIAGLVGGGLTLLLSGLAGLLLKKRLRSP